In Caulobacter sp. X, the sequence TCTTGCTCTCGATCGCGTTGTTGGCGGCCGAGTAGCTGGGGCTGGCGGGGTTGAACACCCGCTGGTCAGGCAGGCCGCGGTTCGAGAAGCCGTGATACTTGGCTTCGACCGTCAGGTTCAGGTAGCTGGTCTCGGTCGGCGCCATGCCGATGTTGACCGACCCGCCGGCCGTCTTGCCGCCGCCGTCGAAGTATTCGCCGCCCGTGGCCGAGATCGAGCCGCCCGAGGCGTTCTTCTTCAGGATGATGTTGACGACGCCGGCGATGGCGTCCGTGCCGTACTGGGCGGCGGCGCCGTCGGTCAGCACTTCGATCCGGCCGATGCCGGCCATCGGGATGAAGCCGAGGTCGGCCGCGGCGGCGCCTTGATAGACGCCCGACAGGACCGCGAGGTTGCCGGTGGTGTGGCGGCGCTTGCCGTTGACCAACACCAGGGCCTGGTTGGGCGAAAGGCCGCGCAGGCGGGCCGAAAGGGTCAGGTTGGCGGTGTCGCCGCCGAAGGCCTGGGCGTTGAACGACGGCACCAGATTGGCGAGGCCGAGGCGCAGGTCCACCGTGCCGGTGCGCTCAAGCGTGCTGGTGTCGACGACCTGGACGGGGGCGGGGCTGTCAATGACGCGCAGGCCCGTCTGGCGCGTGCCCGTGACAATGATGGTGTCGACCTCGGTCTGGTCGGGCGGCGTGGCCGCCGCGTCGGCGGCGAAGGCGCTGGCAGAGTATCCGATAGTAACCGACAGGGCGGAAATACCCGCCAACAGTGCGGGTTTAAAACGCCGATTCATAAACTACCCCCTCATTCTGTTTATTAAAGCGATTAGATTCCCTTATCCATGGCGATTTTCTCCCGACGATTATATTTTTTGACGCGGGCACTGAAAAACACCGGCAACTGGCCGATCTATTCATGGGGGGAGAAGTTTCGGCGTTCGGCAATGCGGGGGCGGTCGGAAACGCCGATAACCGCGCCGACGCCCAGCGGGCGCCGTTTTGCGCGGCGGTTAATCTCGGATTTTAGGCAGAACGACGTTTTTGTTCGTGGCCGGAAGTCACGCGGAGCGTGTCCGGGTCCACCCGCTCACGCGCAAAGGCGCATGGGTTCGGCCATCTCGTCGGTCTCTTCGGTCTCGAACAAATCGAAGGCTTCTTCCCACGCGGTGAGGCGGGAATCGCGCAGTTCGGCGTCGTCGGTGACGCGCACGATCTGGTCCTCGCGGTCGTTCCAGACGAGGCCGATGTCGGTGACCCGCTCGGCGTCGCGGCCCAGAAGCAGGAAGATGTCGGCCTTGGCGGCGCGCTCGTGGCTGATCCGGCGCAGGGTGCGGCCGCCGCCCAGGTCGCGATGAATGTCGGCATAGTCGAGCACGGCCGAGATCATGGCGGCGTTGACGGGGGCGACGGCCCAGGGGGAACAGGCGAAGCGCGACATCAGGGGCTCCTCTCCAATCTCGACGCTTGAAGATTGTCCGCGCGCTGCGACAGAAACGGTCGTATAAGCTGACGCGATGCGACACGAGAAAGCCACCCGCCTGCTGGATCTGGCCCGGATGCTGGCCGGATCCGCCGAGGGATTGACCCTGGATGAGATGGCCCATGCCCTGGGCGTGGGGCGCCGCACCGCCGAGCGGATGCGCGACGCGGTCTGGACGGCTTTCCCGCAGATGGAGGCGATCGACGATCCGCCGACCAAGCGGTTCCGTATCCCGTCTGGGCTGGACGGCGTGTTCCAGACCCCGACCGCCGAGGAGCTGGCGGCCCTGCGTGGGGCCGCCGACGGCTACAAGGCCTCCGGCGCCGACGCGCGCGCGGCGTCTCTTTATGCGCTCGAGGCCAAGCTGCTGGCCGCGCTGCGCGGCTCGGCGCGCAGACGCGTGGCTCCGGATGTCGAGGCCCTGGTCCAGGCCGAGACCATCGCGATCCACGCCGGCCCCCGTCCGTTCGAGGACGAGGCCGTGCTGGCCGCGATCCGCGCCGCCATCAAGGGTCTTCAGGCGCTGTCGTTCCGCTACGAAGGCGGCAGCACGCCGGGCCGCACGCGCGAGGTGACGCCGCTGGGCGTCCTGTTCGGCCGCAGCAACTATCTGGTGGCGATGGAGGGCAAGGGCGGCAAGCCGCGTTCCTGGCGCCTTGACCGGATGAGCGACCTGAAGGTGCTCGACAGGCCCGCGTCGCCGCCCGAGGACTTCTCGTTGCAGGCCTTCGCCGACGAGAGCTTCGGCATCTATCACGACGAGATTCAGGACGTGATCCTGCGGATCGACAAACGCCGCGCCGAGGACGCCCTGCGCTGGCGCTTCCACGCCACTCAGAAGGTGATCCAGGAGGAGGACGGCTCGGTGGTGGTCACCTTCCGCGCTGGCGGTATGCGCGAACTGTCTTGGCACCTCTTCACCTGGGGCGGCGACATCGAGATCGTCGGGCCCCAGGTCCTGAAGGACATGATGATCCAGGAGCTGCGCGAGGCTGGCCGCGCGCACGGGGCGTGGTAGGGACGGGGATGAACTACCGTCACGCCTTCCACGCCGGCAACTTCGCCGACCTGCACAAGCATACGATCCTGCTGGCCATGCTGTCGGCCTTGCAGGAGCGGAGCGGGGCTTTGTCGGTCATCGACACCCATGCGGGCGCGGGCGCCTATGACCTCTCCGGCGAGATGGCGCGGCGCTCGGGCGAGGCGCAGGCGGGCGTCTTTCGATTGA encodes:
- a CDS encoding YafY family protein, with translation MRHEKATRLLDLARMLAGSAEGLTLDEMAHALGVGRRTAERMRDAVWTAFPQMEAIDDPPTKRFRIPSGLDGVFQTPTAEELAALRGAADGYKASGADARAASLYALEAKLLAALRGSARRRVAPDVEALVQAETIAIHAGPRPFEDEAVLAAIRAAIKGLQALSFRYEGGSTPGRTREVTPLGVLFGRSNYLVAMEGKGGKPRSWRLDRMSDLKVLDRPASPPEDFSLQAFADESFGIYHDEIQDVILRIDKRRAEDALRWRFHATQKVIQEEDGSVVVTFRAGGMRELSWHLFTWGGDIEIVGPQVLKDMMIQELREAGRAHGAW